The Cervus canadensis isolate Bull #8, Minnesota chromosome X, ASM1932006v1, whole genome shotgun sequence genome contains a region encoding:
- the LOC122435829 gene encoding rhox homeobox family member 1-like, with protein MESLAGDHQCGPYCLRACTLDVRPEFEQDQGPEGREGYLVQGGRLAFVGGVNYVNLLSLGYWNQEAVWNHQGRHGGQEPEQQPAEEPAEGPAEGPPEEPGLAAAVVQAQQQAGPPRRRRQHRKFTAMQLRELEELFQETEYPDLLTRREIARRLGVTDTRVQVWFKNRRAKNRRNERAAVVQAPTPAAMRRLYFFLMDVP; from the exons ATGGAGTCTCTGGCCGGGGACCACCAGTGTGGGCCCTACTGCCTGAGAGCTTGCACTTTGGATGtgagacctgaatttgagcagGATCAAGGGCCAGAAGGCAGAGAAGGCTACTTGGTGCAAGGAGGTCGTCTGGCCTTCGTGGGTGGCGTGAATTACGTCAACCTCCTCAGCCTAGGCTACTGGAACCAAGAAGCCGTCTGGAACCACCAGGGTCGCCATGGTGGCCAGGAGCCGGAGCAGCAGCCTGCTGAGGAGCCAGCTGAGGGGCCAGCTGAGGGGCCACCCGAGGAGCCAGGCTTAGCGGCGGCTGTCGTCCAGGCGCAGCAGCAGGCGGGCCCGCCGCGCCGTCGTAGACAGCACAGGAAGTTCACGGCCATGCAGCTGCGGGAGCTGGAGGAACTCTTCCAGGAGACCGAGTACCCGGACCTTCTCACCAG AAGGGAGATTGCGAGACGCTTGGGTGTGACTGACACCAGAGTGCAG GTTTGGTTTAAGAATAGGCGAGCCAAGAATCGGAGAAATGAGAGAGCAGCCGTGGTTCAAGCTCCAACACCTGCTGCCATGAGGCGCCTTTACTTCTTCCTGATGGATGTGCCCTAA